From Chloroflexota bacterium:
GGCAAAACACGATCAGGATGATGCCCCCCCAGATCGCCAGGTCGATGGCCTGCCGCCTCCATCCCTGGCGAGGGAAGCTCTCCTGCCAGACGCCCAGCTCGATGAGGATCACCCACGCGGCGACGGCCGGCAGGGAGAAGAGGGCCGGGATCTTTGAGGAGGTCGCCAGGCCCATCAGGATGCCCGAGGCGGCCAGCCAGCGGCGGTCCCGATCGCCGCGAAGGTAGAGAAGCAGCAGGAGAAGGCCCAGGATGCCGAAGTCGGCCTGGAAGGCGTCGGTGGTGATGGCGCGCTGGTAGGCCAGAAAGTAGGGCTCCAGCGCCAGCAGGACGGTGGCTCCCAGCGCCACCGGACGGCCCACCAGCCTCCGGGCGAGAAAGTAGAACCCGGCCATGGAGGCCGATGTGACGATGGCCTGGGCCAGGCGGGCCGACGCGTAGAAGCTGACCGGGAAGAACGGCCACGTGGTCAGCATCTGGAGGCAGGCGTGCAACGAGTCCGCCTGGTCCATGCCCAGGATGGTCGGGAACCAGTTGCGGAAGAGGCAGCGCACACCCGATACGGCGCCGATCATCCACATGTTGGGGACGCCGGGGTGGTGCCGGATATACGTGCCTGGCAGGTCGCCGTTGAGCAGCGCCAGCAGGAAGCGCGGCCCCCGGCGGATCCATAGCCCCTCGTCGATGTTGATGGGCACATGGATGGCCAGGACGCGCAGGAAGAGCGAGACCAGGAAGACCCCGATCAAGAGCGTGCGTTCGGAGATGTCCGATTGCCTTGGGAGAGGAGTCGATCGTCTCATGCCAAAGATCTCCTGCGTCGATCGCCGGACCTCATGGCTCGTGAGCGACGGTGATGCGGACGGGCAGGATGTAGCGGTCGTCCGTTGCGGCAGAGGATCCCGAGCGAATATTCAGCCGTTGTCCTGTGTTGAGATCATACCAGCCCACTTCCAGTTTGTATACACCCGGCGGCGTCTCCGGTGGGACGGGGAACCTGTACACCTCCACGATCACCTCGTCCAGCAGCCACTCGTTCGTGGGGTAGGCGCCCTCCCGTGGCGGCTTGTCCTGCTGCCCCCACACCCGGGACTCCGTCTCGTCCAACAGATGCACGAAGGCGGTGTATCCGACGCGCATCCGGCCCAGACGCTGCCAGTACAGCGTGACCTCCATCTCCTGCCCGGGTCGCACCTCCGTCCGGGCGACGTCGAAGCCGCGCAGCGCGATGCGGCCGTCGAAGTTCACATCGGCCGGATACATGGGGAGGTGAGGCAGGTGGAAGATGTGCTCGGGCGTCTCCCGCAGGATGATCGGCTGCTGGGGTGCGTTGGGGTTTCGCCGGTAGATGAGGTACTCGATGGTCTCTCCCCTCCGGTCGTAATCGACCAGCTCCCATCCCGGGAGGGGGCGGGCGTACATGAACTTGTCCGGCTCGTGATAGAGGATCCAGTCCTGGAAGACGGCCAGGCGGCGGGCGTACTGGCGGGGCGTGACGATCAGCCAATCGATCCGGCGCTCGTCCATGTAGGCCAGCAGCTCCTCCAGGCCTCCCATGGCCGGGATCGAATCGCGCTGCCCGGGCAGGTTCGCGTACCACTCCATGCGGAACTCCCGCTCCGGCCCCAGGATGTAGCGATCCTCGGGCGTGAGGTGCGTCGCCAGCCACTCCCGCAGCGCGGCCACCTCCGGTGCCTCCCGGGCGGGCGGGATGTCCAGGCGGGCGGCCGCATATCCCCACGCTCCGACCATCCCCAGCGCGAGCAGTGCCGACAGCCCGATGGCGGCCGGGCGTTGGCGCCAACCTGTGGGGGGGCGCCATGGCGTGTTGCGCCGGGCCGCCAGCCGCCGGGCCACCTCGCCGATCGTCCGGAAGGCGACCAGGTATGTGATGGGGACGATGGGCAGCGTGTAGTGGGGCAGGAACCACACCCGGGTCATCCACCCGAAGAAGAGCACGAACTCGGCGAAGGCCAGCCCGAACAAGATGCGCTCCGGAACCGGCCCCACGGCCAGGAACCCGGCGATCGCCAGCGCCAGCAGGGCGTATCCGGCGATCTGGGAGTCCACCGGGCCGCCGAGCATTTGCGCTTGCAGGGCGAGCTGTTTGCGGGTGCCATCCACGAGGCGGCGGACCATATCGGCCACGGTGTGGGTGCGCAGATAGCCGGCCAGAGAGGCGCCGTGCTGGCGGAACGCCTCCGTGCGGCTCGTCTCGTATTGATCGATCCACATCAGCCGGGTGTTCGCGTTGTAGAGCGGGTTCCCAGTCATGCGCAGGTTGCGGATCATCAGCGGCGATGCGACCAGGACGAAGGCGGCCAGCGCCAGCCAGAACGAACGCTCTCGCCAGAAGCGGCGGCCGCGAGCTGCGATCCAGGCCAGCAGCGCGGGCACGATGAGGAAGAACCCGTTGCTCTTGGCCAGGAAGCTGAGCCCCATCAGCGCGAAGCCGACGGGAAGCCAGCCGGGCCGCTGCATGCCCCGGGCCAGGACGAGCAGCGTCAGCGCGACCAGGGGGACGAAGATCACCTCGGCGCCGACCACGGCGATGCTGTGCAGGTAATATGGATTGGTCGCCAGGGCGAGCCCCAGTGCCAGGCTGGGGAGGAGCCCGTACCAGCGCCAGGTGACCAGGAACAGGATCGCCAGTCCGATCAGGCCCAGCCGGAAATCGAGGGCGCGAGCCCGGTCGAAGGTGGA
This genomic window contains:
- a CDS encoding glycosyltransferase family 39 protein; this translates as MVIREKETPIPLEVSGPRERVDWATWLAGLAGLFLVLAVYTARVGPELARNTWATDDEIAYLNGGIEIRETWGGPLGLLRGLLDGSFTRAERGPLYMALLSTFAERSLSTFDRARALDFRLGLIGLAILFLVTWRWYGLLPSLALGLALATNPYYLHSIAVVGAEVIFVPLVALTLLVLARGMQRPGWLPVGFALMGLSFLAKSNGFFLIVPALLAWIAARGRRFWRERSFWLALAAFVLVASPLMIRNLRMTGNPLYNANTRLMWIDQYETSRTEAFRQHGASLAGYLRTHTVADMVRRLVDGTRKQLALQAQMLGGPVDSQIAGYALLALAIAGFLAVGPVPERILFGLAFAEFVLFFGWMTRVWFLPHYTLPIVPITYLVAFRTIGEVARRLAARRNTPWRPPTGWRQRPAAIGLSALLALGMVGAWGYAAARLDIPPAREAPEVAALREWLATHLTPEDRYILGPEREFRMEWYANLPGQRDSIPAMGGLEELLAYMDERRIDWLIVTPRQYARRLAVFQDWILYHEPDKFMYARPLPGWELVDYDRRGETIEYLIYRRNPNAPQQPIILRETPEHIFHLPHLPMYPADVNFDGRIALRGFDVARTEVRPGQEMEVTLYWQRLGRMRVGYTAFVHLLDETESRVWGQQDKPPREGAYPTNEWLLDEVIVEVYRFPVPPETPPGVYKLEVGWYDLNTGQRLNIRSGSSAATDDRYILPVRITVAHEP